In Hevea brasiliensis isolate MT/VB/25A 57/8 chromosome 13, ASM3005281v1, whole genome shotgun sequence, a single genomic region encodes these proteins:
- the LOC110641114 gene encoding choline monooxygenase, chloroplastic isoform X2, whose amino-acid sequence MAIATAVISLKLITSRRLQPKNHTPILAQNRPFKVSCCVLHNPSSLHTHFQKLVDEFDPRIPIEKALTPPRSWYTDPSFYDYELHRVFYGGWQAVGFTEQIKDPRDFFTGRFGNVEFLVCRDDDGKVHAFHNVCRHHGSLLASGSGKKSCFVCPYHAWTYGLDGALLKATRITGMQNFNEFGLIPLNVATWGPFVLLSVGKENSPHHEVDGNMVENEWLGSCSDTLKTNGVDSSLSHVCRRVYNIECNWKVFCDNYLDGGYHVPYAHKDLASGLKLDSYSTIIYEKVSIQRCEGGSAGSEDDFGRLGSKVLYAFIYPNFMINRYGPWMDTNLVLPLGPRKCQVIFDYFIEAHHKDDKAFIERSLVDSERVQMEDIKLCEGVQSGLESLAYCSGRYAPTVEKAMHHFHQLLHDNLKM is encoded by the exons ATGGCCATCGCCACCGCAGTGATCTCTTTGAAGCTCATCACCAGTCGCAGGCTTCAGCCTAAAAATCATACTCCGATTCTTGCCCAAAATCGGCCCTTCAAGGTCTCATGCTGTGTTCTTCACAATCCAAGCTCTCTCCATACTCATTTTCAGAAACTCGTCGATGAATTTGACCCTCGTATTCCGATAGAGAAAGCCCTGACTCCTCCCAGATCCTGGTACACCGACCCTTCATTTTACGATTATGAGCTCCATCGTGTCTTCTATGGAGGATGGCAGGCTGTTg GATTCACTGAACAGATAAAGGATCCTCGTGACTTTTTCACAGGAAG ATTTGGAAATGTAGAATTTCTTGTGTGTCGAGATGATGATGGCAAGGTTCATGCGTTTCACAATGTGTGCCGCCATCATGGCTCTCTTCTTGCATCGGGAAGTGGGAAAAAGTCTTGCTTTGTATGCCCTTACCAT GCTTGGACTTATGGTTTAGATGGAGCACTTCTTAAAGCAACTCGAATAACAGGAATGCAAAATTTCAAT GAGTTTGGGCTTATTCCACTAAATGTAGCTACTTGGGGGCCATTTGTTCTTCTCAGTGTGGGCAAAGAGAATTCACCTCATCACGAAGTTGATGGCAATATGGTGGAAAATGaatggcttggtagctgttctgataCACTGAAAACCAATGGAGTTGATTCTTCTTTGAGTCATGTTTGTAGACGTGTATACAATATTGAATGCAACTGGAAG GTGTTTTGCGACAACTACTTGGATGGTGGCTACCATGTTCCATATGCACATAAAGATTTGGCATCTGGTTTGAAGCTTGATTCTTACTCCACCATA ATATACGAAAAGGTCAGTATCCAAAGATGTGAAGGTGGCTCAGCTGGAAGTGAAGATGATTTTGGTCGGCTTGGATCAAAAGTTTTATATGCTTTCATTTATCCTAATTTCATGATTAACAG ATATGGGCCTTGGATGGATACCAACCTTGTGCTGCCTCTCGGACCCAGAAAATGCCAAGTGATATTTGACTACTTTATTGAAGCTCATCACAAG GATGACAAAGCTTTCATTGAAAGGAGTCTAGTAGATAGCGAAAGAGTACAG ATGGAGGATATTAAGCTTTGTGAAGGCGTTCAGAGTGGTCTTGAATCTCTAGCATATTGTAGCGGTAGATATGCTCCCACAGTTGAGAAAGCTATGCATCATTTCCACCAATTGCTTCATGATAATCTTAAAATGTGA
- the LOC110641118 gene encoding calcium-transporting ATPase 8, plasma membrane-type isoform X1 produces the protein MTSPFKSSPYRRRHDLEAGGRSTDDESSGPFDILSTKNASIERLRRWRQAALVLNASRRFRYTLDLQKEEEKQQILRKIRAHAQVIRAAYRFKAAGEQANGNTELHATPTGDFGIDQDQLSTMTRDHKFDFLEQLGGVKGLSDLLKTNNEKGIYGDDADLLKRKNAFGSNTYPQKKGRTFWMFLWEAWQDLTLIILMVAAVASLVLGIKTEGIKEGWYDGASIAFAVILVIVVTAVSDYKQSLQFQNLNEEKRNIHMEVIRGGKRVDVSIYDLVVGDVVPLNIGDQVPADGILIIGHSLAIDESSMTGESKIVHKNSREPFLMSGCKVADGSGTMLVTSVGINTEWGLLMASISEDTGEETPLQVRLNGVATFIGIVGLTVAFLVLVVLLVRFFTGHTKDANGRPQFKAGKTSVGDAVDGAIKILTVAVTIVVVAVPEGLPLAVTLTLAYSMRKMMADKALVRRLSACETMGSATTICSDKTGTLTLNQMTVVAAYAGSKKIDPPEKKSQLSPKLSSLLIEGVAQNTNGSVFIPEGGGDVEVSGSPTEKAILVWGVKLGMNFDAVRSESTVIHVFPFNSQKKRGGVALQLPDSEVHIHWKGAAEIVLSSCTAYFGENDNIEPMDDEKALFFKKAIEDMAAGSLRCIAIAYRSYEIDKVPVGEQELSQWALPEDDLVLLAIIGLKDPCRPGVKEAVQLCQNAGVKVRMVTGDNLQTARAIALECGILGSNEDAVEPILIEGKVFREYSVEEREKHVEKILVMGRSSPNDKLLLVQALRKGGHVVAVTGDGTNDAPALHEADIGLSMGIQGTEVAKENSDIIILDDNFASVVKVVRWGRSVYANIQKFIQFQLTVNVAALIINVVAAVSSGDVPLNAVQLLWVNLIMDTLGALALATEPPTDHLMHRPPVGRREPLITNIMWRNLLIQAVYQVTVLLVLNFRGKTLLGLKHDGADHANKVKNTLIFNAFVLCQIFNEFNARKPDEVNIFDGITKNHLFMGIVAITLVLQIIIIEFIGKFTSTVKLNWKQWLVSVAIGFISWPLAFVGKLIPVPETPLHKFFPRFSQHRNPQS, from the exons GAAACACAGAATTACATGCAACACCTACAGGTGATTTTGGAATTGATCAAGACCAACTTTCTACAATGACAAGGGATCATAAGTTTGATTTTCTAGAGCAACTTGGGGGG GTAAAAGGGCTTTCTGATCTTTTAAAAACAAATAACGAGAAGGGGATCTATGGAGATGATGCTGATTTACTGAAGCGCAAGAATGCATTTGGATCAAACACTTATCCGCAGAAAAAAGGAAGGACTTTCTGG ATGTTCCTTTGGGAAGCTTGGCAAGATCTTACTTTAATCATATTGATGGTGGCTGCTGTGGCTTCTTTGGTGCTGGGTATAAAGACGGAG GGTATTAAGGAGGGATGGTATGATGGGGCCAGCATTGCTTTTGCAGTTATTCTTGTCATTGTTGTGACAG CTGTAAGTGATTACAAACAATCCCTTCAGTTCCAAAATCTAAATGAGGAGAAGAGAAACATACATATGGAG GTTATTAGAGGGGGTAAAAGAGTTGATGTTTCAATATATGATCTTGTTGTTGGAGATGTTGTTCCCCTCAATATTGGTGACCAA GTACCTGCTGATGGAATTTTAATTATTGGTCACTCTCTTGCAATTGATGAATCTAGCATGACTGGAGAAAGCAAGATT GTTCACAAGAATTCCCGGGAACCATTTCTAATGTCGGGCTGTAAAGTGGCTGATGGTAGTGGCACTATGTTG GTGACGAGTGTTGGGATTAACACTGAATGGGGGTTGCTTATGGCTAGTATATCAGAAGACACTGGTGAAGAAACACCATTGCAG GTGCGCTTAAATGGAGTTGCTACTTTTATTGGTATTGTTGGACTGACGGTAGCTTTTCTTGTCTTGGTTGTACTTTTGGTCAG ATTCTTTACTGGCCATACCAAGGATGCAAATGGACGACCTCAGTTTAAAGCGGGTAAAACTAGTGTTGGTGATGCAGTAGATGGAGCCATTAAAATTCTTACTGTTGCG GTTACCATCGTTGTAGTTGCAGTGCCTGAAGGGCTTCCTTTAGCTGTTACCTTaac TCTTGCCTATTCTATGAGAAAAATGATGGCAGATAAGGCCTTG GTGCGTAGGCTTTCTGCCTGTGAAACCATGGGTTCTGCAACAACCATTTGCAGTGACAAGACTGGTACTTTAACCCTGAATCAG ATGACTGTTGTTGCTGCTTATGCTGGTAGCAAAAAAATTGATCCTCCAGAAAAGAAGTCCCAATTGTCTCCTAAGCTGTCCTCTTTACTTATTGAAGGCGTTGCACAGAATACAAATGGCAGTGTTTTTATCCCTGAG GGTGGAGGAGACGTAGAGGTTTCTGGATCACCAACAGAGAAAGCCATTCTTGTTTGGGGAGTCAAG CTGGGCATGAATTTTGATGCTGTTCGATCAGAATCAACTGTTATTCATGTTTTCCCATTCAACTCACAGAAAAAAAGAGGCGGTGTGGCACTACAACTG CCTGACTCTGAAGTCCATATACACTGGAAGGGGGCTGCTGAAATAGTCTTATCCTCATGTACAGCTTACTTTGGTGAAAATGATAACATCGAACCAATGGATGATGAAAAG GCTTTATTTTTCAAGAAAGCTATTGAAGATATGGCAGCCGGCAGTTTGCGCTGTATTGCTATTGCGTATCGATCTTATGAGATCGATAAAGTTCCAGTCGGTGAACAAGAGCTGAGTCAATGGGCATTACCTGAGGATGATCTTGTTTTGCTAGCTATTATTGGCTTAAAG GACCCATGTCGACCAGGTGTCAAAGAAGCAGTGCAACTATGTCAAAACGCTGGTGTGAAG GTGCGTATGGTCACTGGTGATAACCTTCAGACTGCTAGAGCGATTGCTTTGGAATGTGGAATACTAGGTTCGAATGAAGATGCTGTTGAGCCTATTCTTATTGAAGGAAAAGTATTTCGAGAATATTCGGTTGAAGAAAGGGAAAAACACGTTGAGAAGATATTG GTAATGGGACGATCTTCTCCAAATGACAAGCTTCTGCTTGTGCAAGCATTGAGAAAGGGGGGACATGTTGTTGCTGTAACTGGAGATGGTACAAATGATGCTCCTGCATTGCATGAG GCGGATATCGGCCTTTCAATGGGCATTCAAGGAACAGAAGTGGCTAAGGAAAATTCCGATATCATTATCCTGGATGATAACTTTGCTTCTGTTGTGAAG GTCGTTCGATGGGGTAGATCTGTATATGCAAATATTCAAAAATTTATCCAGTTTCAGCTTACAGTTAATGTTGCAGCCCTCATCATAAATGTTGTGGCTGCAGTTTCATCTGGTGATGTCCCATTAAATGCTGTTCAG CTTCTCTGGGTTAACCTTATCATGGATACTCTTGGAGCATTGGCTTTGGCCACTGAACCGCCTACAGATCACCTAATGCATCGGCCCCCAGTTGGTCGAAG GGAACCTCTCATAACAAATATCATGTGGAGGAACCTGCTGATACAG GCAGTATATCAGGTGACCGTGTTGCTTGTTCTTAATTTCCGAGGAAAGACTTTATTAGGTTTGAAGCATGATGGTGCTGACCATGCAAACAAAGTGAAGAATACCCTAATATTCAATGCATTTGTGCTGTGTCAG ATCTTCAATGAATTTAATGCCCGGAAGCCAGATGAAGTAAATATTTTTGATGGAATCACAAAGAACCATCTTTTCATGGGGATAGTTGCAATTACACTCGTTCTTCAG ATCATTATCATCGAGTTTATTGGGAAGTTTACGTCAACTGTAAAGCTGAATTGGAAACAATGGTTGGTTTCTGTTGCTATTGGTTTTATCAG TTGGCCTCTTGCATTTGTTGGCAAATTGATACCCGTTCCGGAGACGCCCTTGCATAAGTTCTTTCCTAGATTTTCTCAGCATAGAAATCCTCAAA GTTGA
- the LOC110641114 gene encoding choline monooxygenase, chloroplastic isoform X1 encodes MAIATAVISLKLITSRRLQPKNHTPILAQNRPFKVSCCVLHNPSSLHTHFQKLVDEFDPRIPIEKALTPPRSWYTDPSFYDYELHRVFYGGWQAVGFTEQIKDPRDFFTGRFGNVEFLVCRDDDGKVHAFHNVCRHHGSLLASGSGKKSCFVCPYHAWTYGLDGALLKATRITGMQNFNVNEFGLIPLNVATWGPFVLLSVGKENSPHHEVDGNMVENEWLGSCSDTLKTNGVDSSLSHVCRRVYNIECNWKVFCDNYLDGGYHVPYAHKDLASGLKLDSYSTIIYEKVSIQRCEGGSAGSEDDFGRLGSKVLYAFIYPNFMINRYGPWMDTNLVLPLGPRKCQVIFDYFIEAHHKDDKAFIERSLVDSERVQMEDIKLCEGVQSGLESLAYCSGRYAPTVEKAMHHFHQLLHDNLKM; translated from the exons ATGGCCATCGCCACCGCAGTGATCTCTTTGAAGCTCATCACCAGTCGCAGGCTTCAGCCTAAAAATCATACTCCGATTCTTGCCCAAAATCGGCCCTTCAAGGTCTCATGCTGTGTTCTTCACAATCCAAGCTCTCTCCATACTCATTTTCAGAAACTCGTCGATGAATTTGACCCTCGTATTCCGATAGAGAAAGCCCTGACTCCTCCCAGATCCTGGTACACCGACCCTTCATTTTACGATTATGAGCTCCATCGTGTCTTCTATGGAGGATGGCAGGCTGTTg GATTCACTGAACAGATAAAGGATCCTCGTGACTTTTTCACAGGAAG ATTTGGAAATGTAGAATTTCTTGTGTGTCGAGATGATGATGGCAAGGTTCATGCGTTTCACAATGTGTGCCGCCATCATGGCTCTCTTCTTGCATCGGGAAGTGGGAAAAAGTCTTGCTTTGTATGCCCTTACCAT GCTTGGACTTATGGTTTAGATGGAGCACTTCTTAAAGCAACTCGAATAACAGGAATGCAAAATTTCAATGTAAAT GAGTTTGGGCTTATTCCACTAAATGTAGCTACTTGGGGGCCATTTGTTCTTCTCAGTGTGGGCAAAGAGAATTCACCTCATCACGAAGTTGATGGCAATATGGTGGAAAATGaatggcttggtagctgttctgataCACTGAAAACCAATGGAGTTGATTCTTCTTTGAGTCATGTTTGTAGACGTGTATACAATATTGAATGCAACTGGAAG GTGTTTTGCGACAACTACTTGGATGGTGGCTACCATGTTCCATATGCACATAAAGATTTGGCATCTGGTTTGAAGCTTGATTCTTACTCCACCATA ATATACGAAAAGGTCAGTATCCAAAGATGTGAAGGTGGCTCAGCTGGAAGTGAAGATGATTTTGGTCGGCTTGGATCAAAAGTTTTATATGCTTTCATTTATCCTAATTTCATGATTAACAG ATATGGGCCTTGGATGGATACCAACCTTGTGCTGCCTCTCGGACCCAGAAAATGCCAAGTGATATTTGACTACTTTATTGAAGCTCATCACAAG GATGACAAAGCTTTCATTGAAAGGAGTCTAGTAGATAGCGAAAGAGTACAG ATGGAGGATATTAAGCTTTGTGAAGGCGTTCAGAGTGGTCTTGAATCTCTAGCATATTGTAGCGGTAGATATGCTCCCACAGTTGAGAAAGCTATGCATCATTTCCACCAATTGCTTCATGATAATCTTAAAATGTGA